GTTTGTTTTAATAAATAGGGGCGAAGTGCTGCAAAAATGGACAGCGAAACTGCAAAAACAATAACGCCATAGTAGCGCCATTTGTAAGGTTTTGTATATTTTAAAATTCGTTTAAATAATCCTGTGTCGAATGCTTTTGCTTTCATTTATTTTTTTAAGCTTTAAGCTTTAGGCTTTAGGCTATAGGCACTAAGTTTGAAGCTTAATGCCTACGGCTTATAGCTTATAGCTATAAATAATCGTAATCAATTTTGGTTAAATACAAACCATGAGCCGGAACCGAAAATCCTGCTTTCTCTCTGCTTTTGCTGGCTATAATAGTTTCAAAATCTGCCAGCGTAATTTTATGCAAACCTATATTAATCAAAGTACCTACAATGGCCCGAACCATATTTCTTAAAAAACGGTTTGCCGAAATCGTAAAAATCAATTTATTATTTTCGTTTTTCCAGTACGCCTCAAAAACCGTGCAATCAAATGTATTGACATCTGTATTTACTTTAGAAAAACATTGAAAATCGGTATGGTTCAGTAAAATTTTTGCAGCCTCATTCATCAAAGCTACATCTAATTTTTGATTTACATACCAGCTAAGTTCTTGTAAAAAAGGATTTTTAACAGTATTGATATGATATTCATACGTTCGTTTAGTAGCATCAAATCGGCAATGAGCATCGTCATGAACCAATATAATGTCAAAAATGGCAATATCTTTTGGTAAATAAGAGTTGAGTTTATGTACTAAAACCGGAATATCCAATTGAGTTTCAAAATCAAAATGCCCGTACATTTCCTCGGCATGAACTCCTGTATCAGTTCTTCCGGCACCCATTACATTTATGGTAGAGTTTAATAAAACCGAAAGCGCTTTGTTTAAAGTTTCCTGAACTGACGGAGCATTTGGCTGAAATTGCCAGCCATGATAAGGTGTTCCGTTATATGCAAATTGAATAAAATATCTCATTTTTAGGGACAGAGGTTCTAAGGCGCAAAGGTACAAAGATTTTTTTCTTTATAGGTTCAAAGTAACAAAGGTGCAAAGGTGCAAAGTTTTTGTTGATATAAAGGTTGGAGTTTTTTAGAGAGATGTATCTTTT
The sequence above is drawn from the Flavobacterium sp. N2038 genome and encodes:
- the truA gene encoding tRNA pseudouridine(38-40) synthase TruA — translated: MRYFIQFAYNGTPYHGWQFQPNAPSVQETLNKALSVLLNSTINVMGAGRTDTGVHAEEMYGHFDFETQLDIPVLVHKLNSYLPKDIAIFDIILVHDDAHCRFDATKRTYEYHINTVKNPFLQELSWYVNQKLDVALMNEAAKILLNHTDFQCFSKVNTDVNTFDCTVFEAYWKNENNKLIFTISANRFLRNMVRAIVGTLINIGLHKITLADFETIIASKSREKAGFSVPAHGLYLTKIDYDYL